DNA from Pseudomonadota bacterium:
TGCCCGATCTTGGCATGAAGTTCCTTTACGTACGGTGCTTTCTCTGAGTTTTTTCCTTTGTCGAAGACTTCTGGTGCCTTCTCAAGAAGAAGTTTCTTCCACTCCGCGATCTGGTTGGGATGCACCCGAAACCGTTCTGCCAGCTCCACTAATGTCCGCTCTCCTTTAATTGCCTCCAGTGCTACTTTTGCCTTAAATGCTGCTCCATGATTCCTTCTTGGTCTTTTTGCCATTTTGCTGCTCCTTTCTATTGTTTTAGTATAGAGCAGCTTAACCACCTATGTCACTGTCCAGTTTTGTGAGACTGTTTTTGTTTATGGATATTGCCACACTCCCCGTAACTGAGGTTGTGGGAATAAATATATAAATAGCACCAAATACAGAAGCAATTTTAAAAATAGAGTATAGATTTATTAATTATATATTAACAATATTAATTATATATTAACAAAACAAATATTATTTTTTGCAGGTAAATATCTTAATGTGTGTGACGGGGCATTTCAACTCGATATATCAATCATTTATTAATCATAATTACAATCTATTTTAAACAATTTCTATTAGCTAAACAATTGTATCATTAGATACTGTCTAAGTATAAAGGGTTAACTGTCTATTTGTACAATATACTGTATAAGCAAACATAAAAAAATGTACATAATTGTAATTTTTTACTTGACAAATTATTCAATCTGTATAAATATAGATAGTAGGATAATAACTGTCTAAACAAAGGAGTCTTTATGAAAATATTAGACGAAAAGTATCAGGACTGGGTAAGCAGTAAAGAAATTATAGATTCGTGTGGGATTTCAAGGGCAACCCTTAATAACTATATTAAATTAGGTATTATTCAGAAACCAGTTGTACTCAAACCACGAGAAGGGATGGAAGGCACAAAGAAGATAGGCTATTTTCCCCCAACAGCAATAGATCGTATAGCTATGGTTAAGCAGTTAAAACAACAGGGGAACTCGGTTTTTTCCATAGT
Protein-coding regions in this window:
- a CDS encoding transposase produces the protein MAKRPRRNHGAAFKAKVALEAIKGERTLVELAERFRVHPNQIAEWKKLLLEKAPEVFDKGKNSEKAPYVKELHAKIGQLTMENNFLSVALGRIAEPGAMK